In one window of Brassica rapa cultivar Chiifu-401-42 chromosome A07, CAAS_Brap_v3.01, whole genome shotgun sequence DNA:
- the LOC103831157 gene encoding transcription factor TCP1 isoform X2: protein MSSSNNDYINGNNGVYPLSLYLSPLAGHQDIIRNPYNHQPTPSPGQMVSAVPESLMNYMSFSSNRAVNQQGFKIPEVSREIKKAVKKDRHSKIQTGQGLRDRRVRLSIGIARQFFDLQDMLGFDKASKTLDWLLKKSRRAIKELVQEKKLNNTDEDFGNIGGEVEEEEDGDKSFLYGSSPDSWEEEVACEVKKAQKRNKKIELSNISSKESRAKARGKAKEMTYDHPETISEITQTETMDPLKRSIISNEGEHMTHSLYKEATQEFDSQECILSKTKVNLPTNMDQIYNQNYGTSMLKDQGSSSNYNNILPQNLDFYYDQNSFVDQPFCAVTKTSFPRGFP, encoded by the exons ATGTCTTCTTCCAACAATGATTACATTAATGGTAACAATGGAGTGTaccctctctctctttacctTTCTCCACTCGCTGGCCATCAAGACATCATCCGTAATCCCTATAATCATCAGCCAACACCATCTCCGGGCCAAATGGTATCAGCAGTGCCTGAGTCTCTGATGAACTACATGTCTTTTAGCTCAAACCGTGCTGTGAATCAGCAAGGGTTCAAGATTCCTGAGGTGTCTAGAGAAATCAAGAAGGCGGTGAAGAAAGATAGGCATAGCAAGATTCAGACGGGACAAGGTCTTAGAGACAGGAGGGTAAGGCTTTCTATTGGAATTGCTCGCCAGTTCTTCGATCTCCAGGACATGTTGGGGTTTGACAAAGCCAGTAAAACATTAGACTGGTTACTCAAGAAATCAAGAAGAGCCATCAAAGAGCTTGTCCAAGAAAAAAAGCTCAACAACACTGATGAAGATTTTGGAAATATAGGAGGTGAAGTTGAGGAGGAAGAGGATGGCGATAAGAGCTTTTTGTATGGTTCAAGCCCTGATTcttgggaagaagaagtggcATGTGAGGTCAAGAAGGCACAGAAGAGAAATAAGAAGATTGAACTTAGCAACATATCTTCAAAGGAATCAAGAGCCAAAGCTAGAGGAAAGGCAAAGGAGATGACCTATGATCATCCAGAAACCATCTCCGAGATCACACAAACTGAAACCATGGACCCGCTCAAGAGGTCTATAATCTCCAATGAAGGAGAACACATGACACATTCTCTCTACAAGGAAGCAACCCAAGAGTTCGATAGTCAAGAATGTATCTTAAGCAAGACGAAGGTCAATCTTCCCACCAATATGGATCAAATTTACAACCAGAATTATGGAACGTCTATGTTGAAAGATCAGGGTTCTAGCAGCAACTATAATAATATTCTGCCTCAAAACTTGGATTTTTATTATGATCAAAACTCTTTTGTTGATCAACCCTTTTGTGCAGTCACCAAGACGAGTTTCCCCAGGG GGTTCCCATAA
- the LOC103831157 gene encoding transcription factor TCP1 isoform X1, with product MSSSNNDYINGNNGVYPLSLYLSPLAGHQDIIRNPYNHQPTPSPGQMVSAVPESLMNYMSFSSNRAVNQQGFKIPEVSREIKKAVKKDRHSKIQTGQGLRDRRVRLSIGIARQFFDLQDMLGFDKASKTLDWLLKKSRRAIKELVQEKKLNNTDEDFGNIGGEVEEEEDGDKSFLYGSSPDSWEEEVACEVKKAQKRNKKIELSNISSKESRAKARGKAKEMTYDHPETISEITQTETMDPLKRSIISNEGEHMTHSLYKEATQEFDSQECILSKTKVNLPTNMDQIYNQNYGTSMLKDQGSSSNYNNILPQNLDFYYDQNSFVDQPFCAVTKTSFPRGNVWIQDSYLA from the coding sequence ATGTCTTCTTCCAACAATGATTACATTAATGGTAACAATGGAGTGTaccctctctctctttacctTTCTCCACTCGCTGGCCATCAAGACATCATCCGTAATCCCTATAATCATCAGCCAACACCATCTCCGGGCCAAATGGTATCAGCAGTGCCTGAGTCTCTGATGAACTACATGTCTTTTAGCTCAAACCGTGCTGTGAATCAGCAAGGGTTCAAGATTCCTGAGGTGTCTAGAGAAATCAAGAAGGCGGTGAAGAAAGATAGGCATAGCAAGATTCAGACGGGACAAGGTCTTAGAGACAGGAGGGTAAGGCTTTCTATTGGAATTGCTCGCCAGTTCTTCGATCTCCAGGACATGTTGGGGTTTGACAAAGCCAGTAAAACATTAGACTGGTTACTCAAGAAATCAAGAAGAGCCATCAAAGAGCTTGTCCAAGAAAAAAAGCTCAACAACACTGATGAAGATTTTGGAAATATAGGAGGTGAAGTTGAGGAGGAAGAGGATGGCGATAAGAGCTTTTTGTATGGTTCAAGCCCTGATTcttgggaagaagaagtggcATGTGAGGTCAAGAAGGCACAGAAGAGAAATAAGAAGATTGAACTTAGCAACATATCTTCAAAGGAATCAAGAGCCAAAGCTAGAGGAAAGGCAAAGGAGATGACCTATGATCATCCAGAAACCATCTCCGAGATCACACAAACTGAAACCATGGACCCGCTCAAGAGGTCTATAATCTCCAATGAAGGAGAACACATGACACATTCTCTCTACAAGGAAGCAACCCAAGAGTTCGATAGTCAAGAATGTATCTTAAGCAAGACGAAGGTCAATCTTCCCACCAATATGGATCAAATTTACAACCAGAATTATGGAACGTCTATGTTGAAAGATCAGGGTTCTAGCAGCAACTATAATAATATTCTGCCTCAAAACTTGGATTTTTATTATGATCAAAACTCTTTTGTTGATCAACCCTTTTGTGCAGTCACCAAGACGAGTTTCCCCAGGGGTAATGTTTGGATTCAAGACTCTTATCTAGCTTAA